One Acidobacteriota bacterium genomic window, CCAGCGTTTCCGATCCGCGCCAGAACGGGAAGTTGCCCAGCCGTTGCAAGACAGCGGCGTTGACCGGCGGCGTGCGCGCTTCGCCCAGCCAATCGGGTGGCAGCGGCGCGGCTTGCCAAAACGTGGTGGCGTTGAGCGGTTCGGGCGGCCTGGCAAGCACAGCTTCTTCCGCTGCTGCTGCTGGCGTGGCCGCGCCCAGTAATTTGGTAAACGCCGCGCGTTCCATCCCGCGCAATTTGAACAGCAGAAACGGATCGCGGTCGAACTCTTCGCCAATCAAATAATAGACTGCCGCGATGTGTTTGCACGGATTCGACCAGTCGGGACAGGAACAGTCCGTGTGCAAGTCCCCTGACTTGGCGGGGAAGAGCGCGAGATCGGCGGCTTTGAAAACGTCTTCGATTTCCGGCGGCATCTCGCCCGCCAGCAGCTTGGCGGCGAAGATGGCCTGGGTCGAGAGTGCCTTGGCCAGCTTGCGCCAATCGCTATCGGGCATGGCTTTGAGCTTGATCGAGATTTTGTAGGGCTGCGGATAGGAGCCTTGGACTTTGGCTTTGACTTCGCCGGACGCGATGTCAATCGCGAGCACCGAACCGTTGCGCGCATACGAACGGCCCCGGCCCATGCGCGCGCCGATGTCGAAACTTTCCAGCGTGGCGACCCAGCGTTTGCCCCACCAGGTTTCACCAAAGCTGCCGCGTTTGGATTGCGCGCGGATGCCGCCTTTGGCCTTGATGCGCGGTTTGTAATTGCTCCAGTCGTTCCAATAACCCATCTTGATTCCTTTCTGACTTTTTGAGTTCTCCCACGAAGGCACACGAAGAAGCACTAAGAAAACCAGACAATACTTCGTGCTTCTTGGTGTGCCTTCGTGGGCAAGTTTTTTATTCGCTCACTGCTTCCTGCCGCAACGCAAACAACTCTTTCAACGCCTCGTTGGAAAGCTCGGTTAGCCAGCCTTCACCCGTGCCGACGATGCTGGCGGCGAGGGCTTGTTTGCGTTCGATCATCTCGTCAATGCGGTCTTCGAGCGTGCCCGCGCAGAGGAATTTGTGCACCTGCACGTTGCGGCGCTGGCCGATGCGGAAGGCGCGGTCAGTCGCCTGATTCTCGACCGCAGGATTCCACCAGCGGTCGAAGTGGAAGACGTGATTGGCCGCCGTCAGATTCAAGCCGGTGCCGCCCGCCTTCAACGAGAGGATGAACAGAGGCGGGCTTGTTGCGTCAGCTTGTTGAAAGCGTTCGACCATGCGGTCGCGTTGTTTTTTGGCGACGCCGCCGTGCAGGAACAAGACCTCACGGCCAAAGCTTTCTTGCAGATGTTTGCGCAACAGTTCGCCCATTTCAGAAAACTGTGTGAACACCAACGCGCGATCATCGGCGGACAAAGCTTCTTCCAGCATTTCGGTCAAACGCGCCAGCTTGCCCGAACGGCCCGGCAGCGCCGAATTGTCGCCCAGGAATTGCGCCGGATGATTGCAGACCTGTTTCAGCTTGGTCAGCGTTGCCAGCACCATCCCCTTGCGCTGAATGCCTTCGGCGTCGTTCAGCGACTTGCTCATGTCTTCGACGACGGCGGCATAGAGCGAAGCCTGCTCTTTGGTCAGCGTGCAGAAGACTTTCATTTCGAGCTTGTCGGGCAGGTCGGAGATGATCGTCTTATCGGTTTTCAAACGGCGCAGAATGAACGGCGCGGTCGGCCGTTTGAGTTGCTGCGCGGCATCGGCGTCGCGTTGCGCCTGAATCGGGATGAAGTAGTTGCGCTTGAACGCGGCCTGCGTACCGAGGAAGCCGGGGTTCAGGAATTCCATCAACGACCACAGATCGCCGACGTTGTTTTCGACGGGTGTGCCGGTCAGCGCGATGCGGTAATCGCTCTGGATGGCGCGGGCGGCGCGGGCCTGGTTGGTTTCGGCATTCTTGATGTTCTGCGCTTCGTCTAGGATCACGCCCGCCCATTCGACTTGGTCAAACAGCGTCTGATCGCGGTGCAACAACGCATAGCTGGAAACAACAACGGCGTGTTTCTTCGCTTCTTTTTTGAATGCGGCGGCTTTGCTGCGCGTGGTGCCGTGATGCACCAGCACGGGCAAATCGGGCGTGAAGCGCGTCGCTTCTTTTTGCCAGTTGCCGACGACGGACATCGGACAGATCAGCAAGACCGGCTTCTTTGCAGATGGGCCATTCGCGTGCCAGTCGCGCTCGCTCAGCGCCAGCGTCTGCACCGTCTTGCCCAAACCCATGTCATCAGCCAGACACGCGCCCAAACCCCACTGCCGCAAAAACGCCAGCCACGAATAGCCGCGCAATTGATAAGGCCGCAGCGTGCCGTTGAATTCACCGGGCACCGCTTGTTCGTTGAAAGCCGCGCGCCCGTCCAGTTGCGCCAGAAACTCGCCCATCCAACCTTCGGCTTGCACACCTTGCACCGCAATGCCGCCGGGCAATTGATTTGCGCCCAACGCCATTTGCACGACCTCGCGCACGGTCGCCTCGCCGGTCGGATTCTTCTTCCAGAAGGCGAGCGCGGCCTGAATCTCTTCGGCGTTGAGTTGCACCCATTGGCCGCGAATTTTGACGAGCGGCGCTTTGAGCGCGGCCAGCGCGGCGAGTTCTTTCACCGTGAGCGTCTCGTCGCCCAGCGCCATCTGCCAATCAAATTGCACGATGTCGCTGAGCGTCAGGCCGCCGCCCCCCGCCAGCTTCGGACTTTTGACACTGGCGCGCGCCGTCAGCCGCAGCTTCGTCCCCTTGCGCGTCCACCACGCGGGCAACAGCACGCCAAACCAGCCAGGCTTTTTCGGTCAGGAACTGATGCGCGCCCGTCGCGTCGAGTTCATAACCAGCGGGCGCAGCGGTTTTCAAACTCCCTTCGATTTGCGGGCTGAGCGTGCTGGCCTGACCCAACGCCGCCAGCAAGTATTCACGCGCATTGAAGCCGCCGCGTTTCAGCACCGCCGCCGCGCGCCCTTTCGCTTGCCATGCCTCAGCGACCGGCACCAACAAACTCTGTTCATCGGCGGCTTGCAATAAGTAGCGGACTTGCCACGCTGTTGAGGCGCGGCCACGCGGCGACGGAGCTTCAGTTTCATCGCCCGGCTCTTCCAACCGAAAGCACAGGCGGAAAGGTGTGGCAGTCGTGATGGTCAGCGGACGCTGCCAATCGCGCACCTGCGCGGCCAGTTGCCGCAATTCGGCGGGCTTGCCGCTGAGGATGGCCGATGTGCTGCGCAGCGCGTGCAGCCATTGATCGTGCAAGCTGTCGAATTCGCGTTTGGTTTTGCGCGGCGTTCGTGTGCGTGGTTCAGCAGCGACGCTGAACCGCGCCAGATGATCCACCAGCGTGTCGAGCAACTCTTGCAACACCTCCGTTGCCGCCGGAGCCTGCGCCCCATCTTCTGTCATCGCCCGGCAACTGTGTGGCAACGCGCGCGCCAGTTGTGTCACGCGCTGCGCATCGCTCCCAGTCAACAGCGGTTGCCAGCAAGCGCGATACTCCTCGTCTTCCAAGCGCACGCCCGGCATTATCTGTTGCCGTGCCACCAGCGCGCCCGCGAACCGCAAGACCGAAGCGCAATAGGCCAGGTCATTGCCGATCAACACGCCTGGCACCAGCGTCGTTTGCCCTACGCAATGGCAAAGCAACTCGACGGCTTCAATAGTGGCCAGCGGTAACGCCGTGACCGTCCACTTCGTCAACACGGCTTTCGCCGCGTCCACAGGCGGTTCCGCAATCAACGGACTGGAAGCCAGCGCCGCTTGCCCCAGCGCAGGCAGCCAGATGGTTTGCGGCAACGTG contains:
- a CDS encoding SWIM zinc finger family protein, which translates into the protein MGYWNDWSNYKPRIKAKGGIRAQSKRGSFGETWWGKRWVATLESFDIGARMGRGRSYARNGSVLAIDIASGEVKAKVQGSYPQPYKISIKLKAMPDSDWRKLAKALSTQAIFAAKLLAGEMPPEIEDVFKAADLALFPAKSGDLHTDCSCPDWSNPCKHIAAVYYLIGEEFDRDPFLLFKLRGMERAAFTKLLGAATPAAAAEEAVLARPPEPLNATTFWQAAPLPPDWLGEARTPPVNAAVLQRLGNFPFWRGSETLAEALTPVYVAASARGLEVFVGSERAVEPRAA